A DNA window from Anaerocolumna sp. AGMB13020 contains the following coding sequences:
- a CDS encoding sensor histidine kinase — protein MLNSLKKKLILLYTTSTGFILTATLLFVMLNNNQQLIKDKYFNFRSNFSTVSKNVQMDNSFSHLWLSQLETKNHFIIHIEDNGIPLLFHGAFAPLTDRNILIQKLKKAAEEDTIDTASRPVSLSEVESRTYEIKGNSRERYLGAVFVVPVGKGVRSLVLLQPLDISAFLNPGQIIFLILTDVLGIGALFLVSYWIVGKSLKPVEESRRQQTEFIAAASHELKSPLAVIRASLSAARIDEENSPHYLGNIDKECSRMAGLIEDMLLLAASDAKHWQLKRELLDMDTLLIETYDLFYPFLKEKSMELKLLLEDEMLPGIQGDKERIMQILAVLIDNAAAYSREGDTVIIRAYTKKKRLFIEIEDHGSGIPEGKKKEVFLRFYRGDSSRQDKSHYGLGLSIAKELAEMQDGALTLNDTPGGGATFLLSLPF, from the coding sequence ATAATCAGCAGTTAATAAAGGATAAGTACTTTAATTTTCGGAGCAACTTTTCCACTGTATCCAAAAATGTACAGATGGACAACAGCTTCAGCCACCTATGGCTGTCTCAGCTGGAAACGAAAAATCATTTTATCATACATATAGAGGATAATGGAATTCCTCTTTTATTTCATGGCGCTTTTGCTCCGCTTACTGACCGAAATATCCTCATACAGAAGCTGAAAAAAGCTGCGGAGGAGGATACAATAGATACCGCTTCAAGACCCGTGTCTTTAAGCGAAGTGGAAAGCAGGACCTATGAAATAAAAGGAAATTCCAGAGAACGTTATCTGGGTGCTGTATTTGTAGTACCCGTTGGAAAGGGGGTTCGAAGTCTGGTTCTGCTTCAGCCACTGGATATCTCCGCCTTTCTTAATCCAGGGCAAATAATATTTCTTATCCTCACGGATGTTCTTGGTATCGGTGCCTTATTCCTCGTTAGTTATTGGATCGTAGGCAAGTCCTTAAAACCCGTGGAAGAGAGCAGACGGCAACAGACAGAATTCATAGCTGCTGCCTCTCATGAGCTGAAATCACCACTTGCGGTTATTCGCGCCAGTCTCTCAGCCGCCAGAATCGATGAAGAGAATTCTCCCCACTATCTGGGCAATATAGATAAGGAATGCAGCCGTATGGCAGGTTTGATAGAAGACATGCTGTTACTTGCCGCATCAGATGCCAAACACTGGCAGTTAAAGAGGGAACTTCTGGATATGGATACCCTGTTAATAGAAACCTATGACCTCTTCTACCCTTTTCTGAAAGAAAAATCCATGGAACTGAAGCTGTTGCTGGAAGATGAAATGCTTCCCGGAATCCAGGGTGACAAAGAACGGATAATGCAGATTCTGGCCGTTCTTATCGATAATGCTGCCGCTTATTCCAGAGAAGGTGACACTGTTATTATCAGAGCCTATACGAAGAAAAAAAGGCTATTTATAGAAATCGAAGATCATGGCAGCGGTATACCGGAGGGTAAGAAAAAAGAGGTATTCTTACGTTTCTATCGAGGTGACAGCTCAAGACAGGATAAAAGCCATTACGGACTGGGACTGAGCATTGCAAAGGAGCTTGCAGAAATGCAGGATGGTGCGCTGACCCTTAACGATACCCCGGGAGGCGGTGCTACCTTTCTTCTCTCCCTTCCTTTCTAG